One Sparus aurata chromosome 5, fSpaAur1.1, whole genome shotgun sequence genomic window carries:
- the LOC115581103 gene encoding beta-1,3-galactosyl-O-glycosyl-glycoprotein beta-1,6-N-acetylglucosaminyltransferase-like, with translation MRLVKRRFLKLLLLSVVLGSLWMLRVSRPKMSWNPSYIMGYSWLEYTNDDGGPEKVCNCSAILRGETGALEQAKLLTITKDFKKSVQIPDEYYINATQDCSQFKISRKYLPYPLSQEEEDFPLAYSMVVHHKVQNFERLLRAIYSPQNIYCVHVDKKSDISVFSAIMGITSCFPNVFMVSKSVSVVYAAWPRVQADLNCMADLYKASTTWKYFINLCGQDFPLKTNLEIVQMLRSLRGGNSLESEQIGEKKLRVTNAFQIVDGQIQASGKVKDPPPFNLPIMSGNAYIVVSRGYIRSVLEDNRIQALMEWFKDTYSPDEFLWATIQRIPGVPGSTWPNSKYDMTDINAIARLVKWWSHEGSQGSLDAVYPECHGNHVRLSCVYGAGDLQWLLEQHHLFANKFDTDTDPIAVYCLEKYLRQKALAEIH, from the exons ATGAGGCTAGTGAAACGACGCTTCCTGAAgttgttgctgctcagtgttgTACTGGGCTCACTATGGATGCTTCGGGTCAGTCGCCCCAAAATGAGCTGGAATCCGAGCTACATTATGGGATATAGCTGGTTGGAGTACACAAATGATGATGGCGGCCCAGAGAAAGTGTGTAACTGTTCTGCTATCCTGCGGGGAGAGACGGGAGCACTTGAGCAGGCCAAACTACTGACCATCACTAAAGACTTCAAGAAGAGTGTTCAGATCCCTGATGAGTATTATATCAATGCAACTCAAGACTGCAG TCAATTCAAGATAAGCAGGAAATACTTACCATACCCATTGagccaggaggaagaggacttCCCTTTGGCTTATTCTATGGTTGTCCATCATAAG GTGCAGAACTTTGAGCGACTGCTTCGAGCCATCTATTCACCtcaaaatatttattgtgtccATGTTGACAAAAAATCAGACATCTCAGTCTTCTCCGCAATCATGGGCATTACTTCCTGTTTCCCAAATGTCTTCATGGTCAGCAAGTCTGTGAGCGTGGTCTATGCTGCCTGGCCACGAGTCCAGGCTGACCTTAACTGTATGGCTGATCTTTATAAAGCCAGCACAACATGGAAATACTTCATCAACCTTTGTGGTCAGGATTTCCCACTGAAAACCAACTTGGAGATTGTACAGATGTTGCGTTCATTGAGGGGCGGTAACAGCTTGGAGTCGGAACAAATAGGAGAAAAGAAGCTGAGGGTGACAAATGCTTTCCAGATAGTTGATGGACAAATCCAG GCATCAGGAAAGGTGAAGGACCCACCTCCATTCAACCTGCCTATTATGTCAGGAAATGCCTACATTGTGGTGAGCAGAGGCTACATCCGCAGTGTGCTGGAGGACAACCGAATACAGGCTCTTATGGAGTGGTTCAAAGATACCTACAGTCCTGATGAGTTCCTCTGGGCAACTATTCAACGGATCCCTGGTGTCCCTGGATCAACTTGGCCCAACTCTAAATATGACATGACAGACATCAATGCTATTGCACGGCTGGTGAAGTGGTGGTCGCATGAGGGGTCACAGGGGTCACTGGATGCAGTGTACCCagagtgtcatggcaaccatgTCCGGCTATCATGTGTGTATGGTGCTGGAGACCTACAGTGGCTGCTTGAGCAACATCATCTCTTTGCCAATAAgtttgacacagacacagatccCATTGCTGTCTACTGCTTGGAGAAGTACCTGAGACAAAAGGCACTGGCTGAGATACATTAG
- the LOC115581104 gene encoding beta-1,3-galactosyl-O-glycosyl-glycoprotein beta-1,6-N-acetylglucosaminyltransferase-like, protein MRLVKRRFLKLLLLSVVLCSLWMLRASRPKMSWNPSYIMGYSWLEYTNDDGGPEKVCNCSAILRGETGALEQAKLLTITKDFKKSVQIPDEYYVNATQDCSQFKISRKYLPYPLSQEEEDFPLAYSMVVHHKVQNFERLLRAIYSPQNIYCVHVDKISDISVFSAIMGITSCFPNVFMVSKSVSVVYAAWPRVQADLNCMADLYNASTTWKYFINLCGQDFPLKTNLEIVRMLRSLRGGNSLESEQIGGGKKWRVTNAYQIVDGQIQASGKVKDPPPFNLPIMSGNAYIAVSRGYVCSVLEDNRIQALIEWAKDTYSPDEFLWATIQRIPGVPGSTWPNSKYDMTDINAITRLVKWAWHEGSQGSLEAVYPECHGNHVRSICVYGAGDLQWLLKQHHLFANKFDTRHRSHSLSTAWRST, encoded by the exons ATGAGGCTAGTGAAACGACGCTTCCTGAAgttgttgctgctcagtgttgTACTGTGCTCACTATGGATGCTTCGGGCCAGTCGCCCCAAAATGAGCTGGAATCCGAGCTACATTATGGGATATAGCTGGTTGGAGTACACAAATGATGATGGGGGCCCAGAGAAAGTGTGTAACTGTTCTGCTATCCTGCGGGGAGAGACGGGAGCACTTGAGCAGGCCAAACTACTGACCATCACTAAAGACTTCAAGAAGAGTGTTCAGATCCCTGATGAGTATTATGTCAACGCAACTCAAGACTGCAG TCAATTCAAGATAAGCAGGAAATACTTACCATACCCATTGagccaggaggaagaggacttCCCTCTGGCTTATTCTATGGTTGTCCATCATAAG GTGCAGAACTTTGAGCGACTGCTTCGAGCCATCTATTCACCtcaaaatatttattgtgtccATGTTGACAAAATATCAGACATCTCAGTCTTCTCTGCCATCATGGGCATTACTTCCTGTTTCCCAAATGTCTTCATGGTCAGCAAGTCTGTGAGCGTGGTCTATGCTGCCTGGCCACGAGTCCAGGCTGACCTTAACTGTATGGCTGATCTTTATAACGCCAGCACAACATGGAAATACTTCATCAACCTTTGTGGTCAAGATTTCCCACTGAAAACCAACTTGGAGATTGTACGGATGTTGCGTTCATTGAGGGGCGGTAACAGCTTGGAGTCGGAACAGataggaggaggaaagaagtgGAGGGTGACAAATGCTTACCAGATAGTTGATGGACAAATCCAG GCATCAGGAAAGGTGAAGGACCCACCTCCATTCAACCTGCCTATTATGTCAGGAAATGCCTACATTGCGGTGAGCAGAGGCTACGTCTGCAGTGTGCTGGAGGACAACCGAATACAGGCTCTAATCGAGTGGGCCAAAGATACCTACAGTCCTGATGAGTTCCTCTGGGCAACTATTCAACGGATCCCTGGTGTCCCTGGATCAACTTGGCCCAACTCCAAATATGACATGACAGACATCAATGCTATTACACGGCTGGTGAAGTGGGCGTGGCATGAGGGGTCACAGGGGTCACTGGAGGCAGTGTACCCagagtgtcatggcaaccatgTCAGATCAATATGTGTGTATGGTGCTGGAGACCTCCAGTGGCTGCTTAAACAACATCACCTCTTTGCCAATAAGTTTGACACTAGACACAGATCCCATTCGCTGTCTACTGCTTGGAGAAGTACCTGA